The genomic interval AGTAGAGGACCTTTTTATGGCCCTGCAACAACATGTCAATTCCATCCGCAAACTAGCTTCACATTGTCCTGCAGTGCAGTCCCTTGAAAACGGAAGTGAATCTCTTGAAAATGGAATTGAAAACCAAGACATAAATGGGATAAAAACGGGCGTCACACCTCCGGTTttagaaattggcaaaaagcGACGTTTTTGgaactgcaaatatttgaggGACGACTATATCGAGCAATTTAGGCGTAGGGCGGCTCAAAGAGCCGAAATAAATATGAAGCACTTGAATGAGGCAAAGGAGATGTTTCTCAGAACCAAAAACAGGCGCATAGCCTACGAAGGCGGGTTATTCAAGAAGCTTCTCTTGGAGGAAGTCATGCCGAAGTCCATCCATGTCATAGAGGAGGTACAAGTCAGCACCGAGCTTACTCCGCTGACCAAGGTGCAACAGGATCGGCTGGTGGCATTGTCTAAGGGTCCGCTGGAGCAGGTAATTGTGACCAAGTTCAAGTTGGACATCCATCGCAGCGAAATCAAAATCCTGACTGAAGGCGCCTGGCTCAACGACGTTATAATCAACTTCTACATGAACCTACTGGCCGAGCGATCGGAGAAGCGTCCTGGTCAGATGCCCAGCGTGTATGCCATGAACACTTTCTTCGTGCCCCGCCTGCTGCAGAGTGGTTTCGATGGCGTCAAACGCTGGACTCGCAAGGTGGATCTCTTCAGCAAGGACATCATACTTGTGCCTGTTCACCACAGCGGCGTTCACTGGTGCCTGGTCGTAATCGATTTGCGTGCAAAAACAATGCTGTACTACAATTCAAAAGGCGGCGGCAATCCGAAGGTGATGCGTGCACTTGAAAAATATCTGCGTATGGAGTCGTTGGACA from Drosophila yakuba strain Tai18E2 chromosome 3L, Prin_Dyak_Tai18E2_2.1, whole genome shotgun sequence carries:
- the LOC26535542 gene encoding sentrin-specific protease 1; translation: MANSCGSTTMNSVLALEKQLMEKNRYLDLIIKECQDRPVFKQRFDSQEQVEDLFMALQQHVNSIRKLASHCPAVQSLENGSESLENGIENQDINGIKTGVTPPVLEIGKKRRFWNCKYLRDDYIEQFRRRAAQRAEINMKHLNEAKEMFLRTKNRRIAYEGGLFKKLLLEEVMPKSIHVIEEVQVSTELTPLTKVQQDRLVALSKGPLEQVIVTKFKLDIHRSEIKILTEGAWLNDVIINFYMNLLAERSEKRPGQMPSVYAMNTFFVPRLLQSGFDGVKRWTRKVDLFSKDIILVPVHHSGVHWCLVVIDLRAKTMLYYNSKGGGNPKVMRALEKYLRMESLDKRELPLNTNDFRIEHARDVPQQDNMDDCGVFTCMFAEYLTRDASITFCKDDMTYFRKKMALEIAEGELWK